The following are encoded in a window of Carya illinoinensis cultivar Pawnee chromosome 15, C.illinoinensisPawnee_v1, whole genome shotgun sequence genomic DNA:
- the LOC122295471 gene encoding cyclic nucleotide-gated ion channel 1-like encodes MNISMRTRRPRRQDSLVRDENVDRQTVNNDGVDSKEKKTTTKTFLDPHGQFLRIWRMIFFVSCMMAVLVDPLFFYLPVINEKNKCFVLDKRLRVVAICLRTATDLIYIVNIVLQFLCPYIDEAAPELGRLKVVTDSWLIAKRYILSRYFPIDILAILPLPQVLIPKLFSEIRGSESFYKRILLNIVLFQYVPRLIRISMFIRAVNKHSRVGRVKAALNFFLYIMSSHVVGAFWYFFSIEREITCWHSACERNDTPCTLNSFNCDDHVHSSGNYTFLNDYCPVETKDGRMPFDFGIYLDAIKSGIVASRNFPEKILYCSWWGLRNLSSFGQNLHTSTNFWENAFAVFISISGLLLFLYLIGNVQTCMQLVTERRDEIIQKVKSKERDIELWISRNGLNDLKREIMAYIRRVILQDNIDVDAKNPLPHLSTELQRDIKCHLCLPLLKKVPMFETESERLLQSLCSSLKPVYYNKHTYIVREGEPLVEMLFITQGTVINFRTNTCGDGTSSLSAKFIERGHFLGEELLDWGFKGSPTTNLSDLPISNKTFKTDTNVEAFALMANDLKTLISQQQNESASTSQAVGHDLKTLISQQQNESASTSQAIGQHFRVRKNSDMSTHMVVNDIISNDPTQSPSPSAA; translated from the exons ATGAACATTTCCATGAGAACCCGGCGTCCTCGTCGGCAAGACAGCCTGGTGAG GGATGAGAATGTTGACAGGCAAACCGTCAACAATGATGGAGTAGAttcgaaagaaaagaaaacaacaacaaagacATTTCTTGACCCACACGGGCAGTTCCTTAGAATCTGGAGGATGATTTTTTTTGTGTCCTGTATGATGGCAGTATTAGTGGACCCTTTATTCTTCTACCTCCCTGTGATCAATGAAAAGAACAAGTGCTTTGTGCTAGACAAAAGGTTAAGGGTGGTAGCTATTTGTTTGCGAACGGCGACCGATTTGATTTATATCGTGAATATCGTCTTGCAATTTCTTTGCCCTTATATAGATGAGGCCGCTCCTGAACTTGGACGACTTAAAGTAGTTACAGACTCTTGGCTTATAGCAAAGAGGTATATCTTGTCGCGGTACTTCCCCATTGACATTCTTGCCATTCTTCCCCTACCACAG GTGTTAATTCCAAAACTTTTTTCGGAAATCAGAGGCTCAGAATCTTTTTACAAAAGGATTCTACTAAATATTGTTCTCTTCCAATATGTGCCAAGACTAATCCGAATCTCCATGTTCATCCGGGCTGTGAACAAACATTCTCGAGTTGGGCGGGTTAAAGCTGCATTAAATTTCTTTCTGTACATCATGTCGAGTCAT GTAGTCGGTGCCTTCTGGTATTTCTTTTCTATCGAACGAGAGATCACTTGTTGGCACTCTGCCTGTGAGAGAAATGATACCCCATGTACTCTGAATTCTTTTAACTGTGACGATCATGTTCACAGTTCGGGAAATTACACATTTCTGAATGATTATTGCCCTGTGGAAACAAAGGATGGTAGAATGCCCTTTGATTTTGGGATCTATCTTGACGCCATTAAATCTGGTATTGTAGCATCGAGAAATTTTCCGGAAAAGATTTTGTATTGTTCTTGGTGGGGCTTGCGAAATTTGAG TTCTTTTGGTCAAAACCTTCACACAAGTACCAATTTCTGGGAGAACGCCTTTGCAGTTTTTATTTCCATCTCCGGCTTgctattgtttttatatttaattggcAATGTGCAG ACATGCATGCAGTTGGTAACTGAAAGAAGAGATGAGATTATACAAAAGGTGAAAAGTAAAGAACGAGACATAGAGTTGTGGATATCTAGAAATGGGCTCAATGATTTAAAACGGGAAATCATGGCCTATATACGACGGGTTATATTACAGGACAATATAGATGTTGATGCAAAGAATCCACTTCCTCATCTTTCAACAGAACTTCAAAGGGACATCAAGTGCCATCTTTGCTTGCCCTTGCTTAAGAAA GTGCCAATGTTTGAGACAGAAAGTGAAAGACTATTGCAATCGCTCTGCTCCAGTCTCAAGCCAGTGTACTACAATAAGCACACCTACATTGTCCGAGAAGGTGAACCACTTGTTGAAATGCTCTTCATCACACAGGGAACAGTAATTAACTTTCGAACCAATACCTGTGGGGATGGAACTTCCTCCTTAAGCGCAAAGTTCATTGAAAGAGGCCATTTCTTAGGAGAAGAACTTTTAGATTGGGGATTTAAAGGCTCCCCCACAACCAACCTTTCTGATCTCCCCATTTccaataaaactttcaaaaccGATACCAATGTTGAAGCTTTTGCTCTGATGGCCAATGACTTGAAAACTCTAATTTCCCAGCAGCAGAACGAATCAGCTTCTACTTCGCAAGCAGTTGGGCATGACTTGAAAACTCTAATTTCCCAGCAGCAGAATGAATCAGCTTCTACTTCGCAAGCAATTGGGCAGCACTTTCGTGTAAGGAAGAATAGTGACATGTCCACCCATATGGTTGTTAATGATATCATCAGTAATGATCCAACTCAATCTCCTTCCCCATCTGCTGCTTAA